The genomic stretch GGGGCGAGGCCGAGCGAGGGTTCGTCGAGAAGGAGAATCCGGGGCCGCATCATCAGCCCGCGGCCGATCGCCAGCATTTGCTGCTCGCCGCCGGAGAGCGTTCCCGCCGATTGCGACGCCCGTTCCTTAAGAATCGGAAAAAGCTCGTATACATGTTCAAGATCCTTGGCGATCCGCGGCCGGTCGTGGCGAAGGTAAGCGCCTAAACCCAAATTTTCCGCCACGGTGAGATTGCCGAAAATGCCGCGCCCTTCGGGAACATGAGCGACGCCCGATTTTACGGCCCGCTGAGGATCGCCGAAAGGGAGGAGGGTTCCGCGGATCCGTACTTCCCCCGCGCTGGGGCGGATCGTCCCGGAAATCGCGCGCAGCAACGTGCTTTTCCCGGAGCCGTTGGGGCCGATCAGCGTGACGATTTCCCCCGGCTGAATTTGAAGGGAAATACCCTGAAGCGCGTGAATCCCGCCGTAATGAACGTGGACGTCCTTCGCCTCCAGAACCGGCTGCACGGCGGGTACGGGATGGGCCTCGCGGTCATTCCGCAGCATAGCGATTCTTTTCTTCGTCTTTTCCCAAATAAGCTTCGATGACTTTGGGGTTTTTTTGAATCTCGAACGGTGTTCCCTCCGCGATGACAACGCCGTGGTCCATCACCGTGATGCGGTCGCTGATTTCCATCACGAGCTTCATGTCATGTTCGATCAAAAGAATCGTGAGGGAAAATTGGTCACGGATTCGCCGGATGGTTTTCATGAGGTCGATTTTCTCCTGGGAGTTCATTCCGGCCGCCGGCTCGTCCAGCAAAAGGAGCAAAGGTTTGGTGGCGAGGGCTCGTGCAATTTCTAACTTTCTCTGTTCTCCGTAAGGCAGGTTTCGCGCGGATTCATCCGCGCGGACCTCGAGGTCGAAAACCTTCAGCAGTTCGATCGTTCGTTGATGCACTTCTTGCTCGTCCTGCCAATAGAGACGGGTGCGGAAGATCGTCCCCCAAAGTCCGTATTCGTGCCGCAGGTGAAAGGCGATTTTCACGTTGTCGAGGACCGACAGATCTTTAAAAAGGCGGGCATTTTGGAATGTTCGGGTCAGGCCCATGGCCGCTATCTTGGACGGGCGCAATCCGCCGATGTCGGAACGGCTCAAATGGATCAAACCGGAATCCGCGCGATACACTCCGCTGACGATATTAAAGACAGTCGTCTTCCCGGCGCCGTTCGGCCCGATGAGGCTGATGATCTGGCCGGTATGAATGTCTAACCGGAAGTCGCTGACCGCCTTCAAGCCGCCGAAACTGAGGTTCACTGCTCGAAGCGAGAGAAGCGCGAAATCCTGACGGGGGGAAGTCACGCAGCTCCTCTCTTTGGCGTATTGCCGCCCAAGCCGAGTCTTACACGCAACGCCATGAGGAGTTGGGGAAGCTCCCGTTTTCCGAAGAGGCCGTTCGGACGCGTCAGCATCATGACGATTAAGAGAGCGGAATAAATAATCATACGGACATCCACCTTCGTGTACGTCTGCAGGGGGCGGAGAGCTTCGGGTAGAATCGTGAGGGCGGTCGCAGCCACGACCGATCCCGTAATGCTCCCCATTCCACCCAAGACGACCATGATGATGATTTCAAACGATTTCAAGAACGTGAACGTCGACGGATTGATGTAGGAGTAAAAGTGCGCGAAGAGGCCGCCCGCCAGTCCGGCAAAAAAGGAGCTGATCACAAAAGCGAGAACCTTGAATCGGGTCGTTTGGACGCCGACGGCTTCGGCGGCGATTTCGTCCTCCCGAATCGCCATGAAAGCTCGGCCGTGAAGGGAATGAGTCAGCCGGGAAACCACGAAGATGGTCAGGATCACCATTCCGAACACCCAGGCCGGCGTGGTGTAGTGAGGAACGGCCGTAAAACCTCGGGATCCACCGACAGCTTCGATGTTCAGAATAAAAACCCGAATGATCTCCCCGAATCCCAGCGTCACGATGGCCAAATAATCTCCGCGAAGACGAAGCGAGGGGAGGCCGACCACCCAGCCGCACGCGGCGGCCGCCAGGCCGCCGACGATCAACGACGCAAAGAAAAAGAGTTGGATGCAGAAGGTCGACAAGAAAGGGGAAAAAGAAGCCTCCAGCCACGGAAAGAAGTGGCCATTCCCGACGTAGTAGGTCAAGCACGCCGACACATAGGCGCCGACCGCCATGAAACCGGCGTGCCCCAGGGAGAATTGCCCCGCGATCCCGTTGATCAGATTCAAGCTGACCGTCAGAATCACGTTGATCCCGCAGAGCATGAGAATCATGAAGATGTATTCATCGAGACGGCCGGAGAGCCAGGTGATCAGGGGCAAGAAAAGGAGCGCTACAAGAAAAAAGCAGTTGGATTTCAGGCAGACCCGCATCACGTTTTCTCCGGGACTGACTTTCCGAATAGCCCCGCCGGCCGGGCGAGAAGAATCAGAATGAGAATACCGAAGGCAAGGGCGTCCCGATATGTGGAAGAGATGTAGCCGACGACCATTTCCTCCGAAAGTCCCATGATGAATGCCCCGACGACCGCACCGGGGAAATTTCCGATGCCTCCGAGTACCGCCGCGACGAACGCTTTGAGACCCGGCATAATTCCCATCAACGGATCGATTCGGGGGTACATCACGCCCACCAGGATTCCGGCGGCTCCCGCAAGGGCGGCCCCGGTCATGAATGTGTAAGCGATGATTCGGTCGGTCGGAATGCCGATGAGGCTGGCCGTCGTGAAATCGAACGATAGGGCTCGCATCGCCCTCCCGACCTTCGTGTGCATAATGAAATGGCGAAGGGCCATCATTAGCCCGAGAGAAACTCCGAAAATGAGGAGCTGCAGATTTGAAAGTTGAACCTGGCCGAACGAAGCGACGGGTTGCATTTCCACAAGCGTCGGAAAAAGTTTTGGATCCGGTCCAAAAATCAATTGGGCGGTGTATTCCAGGAAGAGGGAGACGCCGATGGCGGTGATCAGGGCGTTGAGTCTAGGTGCGCGACGCAACGGCCGGTAGGCAACACGTTCCATGACGAACCCAAGCGCGGCGCAGATCATCATCGTCAGAAGAAGGACGGCCGTGGAGAGCCCGAGGGAGGAATCGTTTGTAACGTGGAAGGCCCGGGCCAAGTAATACCCCGAAAACGCACCGATCATATAGACGTCGCCGTGGGCGAAGTTGATCAGACGGAGAATGCCGTAAACCATCGTGTAGCCGAGCGCGATCAGGGCGTAAATACTTCCGATGGCGAGACCGTTGAGGCAGTGTTGAAAGAGTTTTTCCACGTATCGACCCCCTTCAAGGAACGATCGTGTGGATCGTTTCTATCCGCTCGGATTAATCGTTTTCAGATAATTCCTTTTTCCGTTTTCGATTTTGATGATGACCGCGGATTTCGTCGGGTTCCGCTTCGCGTCCAGTGTGATTTTTCCCGTGGCCCCCATGTAGCCATTGGTATGGGCGATGGCGTCGCGGAGGTCGGCCCCCGAAAGGCTTCGCGCCCGTTTCATGGCTTCAGCCAGGACGCCCGCGGAATCGTAGGCCAATGCGGCGATGGTGTCCGGCACGGCTCCGTATTTTTGTTTGTATTCCGCGACGAACCCCTTGACGATCGGGTCTTCGCTGTCCGGCGAATAATGATTGGAGAAATAGGTTCCCTCCATCGATTTTCCGCCGATTTCAAAAAGTTTGTCGGAGTCCCACGCGTCTCCGCCGCCGAACGGCACGACGATCCCCAGTTCGCGGCCCTGGCGGATGATGAGGCCCACGTCGGTATAATAGCCGGGGACGAAGACGAAATCAGGCTTGGTCGCCCGAATCGCCGTCAACTGGGCTTTAAAATCGATGTCACCGGAACTATACGCCTCCTCGGCGACGATCTGGCCTCCTGAACCGACATATTTTTCCTTAAAGAACTGCGCGAGGCCGACGCTGTAGTCGCTTTTCAAATCCCGCAAAACGGCCGCCTTTTTCGAATGAAGCGTGTCGGATACGAACGTTGCTACGACGGAACCCTGGAACGGATCGATGAAACAGACGCGGAAGATATAGTCTCCAATTTCCGTCACTTTCGGATTGGTCGACGTGTGGCTGATCATCGGCACTTTGTGTGTTTGCGCGATGGGCGCCATCGCCAAAGATCGCGAACTCGCGATTTCGCCCAACACGGCGACCACTTTGTCCTGTGTAATCAGACGAGTCATGACCGCGGCCGCCTCTTCCGGTTTCCCCTGGTCGTCGTAAAAAACCATTCGAAGTTTGCGACCCGCCACGCCGCCGGCCCCGTTGATTTTCTCGAAAGCCATTTCAATGCCGTTCTTGGCCGAGACTCCGTATGTCGCCTCCGCTCCTGTCGTGGGACCGAGCGCTCCGACGACGATATCTCCCGTTGTCGATACCGCATTCGATCCGGATAGGGCCGAATCGTCTTTCTTTTTGCAGGAAGAAACGGTTGCAAGGAGAACAATAACGGATGCCGAGATCAGAAAATTCCGTGTAACCCGCATGAGCATGTTCGTCTATCGCTTCGGCCTAAGGCCGTCAACGGAATTTCGCTCTCGTGTACCGGTAAACTCGTATATCCTATAGGCAATTTGATCGACCTCATTGTTTCGGCCGTCACGAGCGCCGTCTCATTTGTCTTTCAGCTCTTGGATCCGAACCAACTCGAAGCGCTTCTGCTTTCGTGGGGCTGGCTCGGCTACCCGATCCTTTTTGGGATCGTTTTTGCGGAAACCGGCCTATTGGCCGGCTTTTTCTTTCCCGGAGACTCGCTTTTGTTCATCGCCGGTTTCGTGTCGAGCCGTGGAATCTTGAATATTCTTTGGTTAAACGTTTTGCTCATGGTGGCGGCCATCGTCGGAGACGGCGTTGGGTATTACTTGGGGAGAAAGAGCGGACCGAGAATTTTCCGGAGGGAAGAGTCGGTTTTCTTTAAAAAATCCCACCTGATCCGGACGCAGGAGTTTTATCACCGCCACGGCGGAAAGACGGTCGTTTTGGCGAGATTTATGCCCATCATCCGGACGTTCGCACCGTTTGTCGCCGGCATGGCGACGATGAGTTATCCCCGGTTTCTTTCCTATAACGTCTTCGGGGGTGTCGGCTGGGTCCTGTTGATGACGCTCTCCGGATTTTGGCTCGGGAACATCCCCGTCGTTCGGCGGAATTTCGAGCTTGTTGTAGTTTTAATCGTCGCGATCTCGTTTTTGCCTGTGCTCTGGCATGGATTGAGGCGCGGCAAAGCGCACGCTAAGGGGTCGTAGAATTCCCAGGAGCGAGCTTCTTCCAAAGAAAATATACAGGGATCCCCGTCAGAACGATCGCGAGGCCCGGCCACGTGGTCTGGGTCTTATAGACAGCCAAGACCATCACGATGACCGCGGCCATCGTGATATAAAGCAGAGGGATCCACGGATATCCGAACGCCCGGTAAGGTCGTTCGGCGTCGGGTTGCTTCCGTCTCAAAATGAAAAGACCGACGATCGTCATGATGTAAAAAATCAAAACCGAAAACACGACGTAGTCGAGAAGATTGCTGTAGAGATTGCCGTACTTTTCCATTCCCGATGTCGGATCGATGAGCGAGGCGCCGGTCGCGTCGCGCAGCCGAATTCGCGGAAGAATGAGGATCGATGCCCAGATCCCTTGAAGCCAAAGCCCCACTGCCGGGACATGTTTACGATTTAAGTTACCTGTGGGTTGGAAGAAGAGACGGTCCTTCGCCATGGCGTAATAAATACGTGCTCCCGCCAGGATGAGGCCGTTGTTGCAGCCGAATGTGGAGACCACGATGGCGACGGCCATAATCCAGGCTCCGGCGTCTCCGAAAATCGCATTCAGCGCCGCCGTCGCCACCCGATCGTCGGCAGCTTGCTGCATTTGGGCGATGGGTAACGTAGCGAGATACGCCAAGTTGGCCAGGAGATAGAGCAAGATGACGAGACCGGTTCCCGCCGCCAGCGAGAGGGGGACATTTCGGCGGGGATCTCGCACTTCGCCCGCCGTAAACGTTATGTTGTTCCACGCGTCGGCCGAGAAGAGCGAGCCGACCTGGGCGACGCAAAATGCGACGAGTAAACCGAATAACCCCGCCGAAGCCGAAATCGCCGGGATCGATTCAAAATCCGGAACAATGCTGGAGACGCCGCGCGGCAGCCACGGTTGCGTGAAATTGTCGGCGATCGCGCCGGCGTTTCGCCCGACGAATACGCCCAGGAGAATAAGAACGATAAGAGACAGCGTTTTCGCGGAAGTGAAAATATTTTGAATCCATTTCCCGACGGCGAGGCCCCGTGTGTTGATCTGCGTCAGGGCTAAGATCATGAGGATTCCGATCAGCTGTTGCGTGGAAAGGCTTACGGCATAGTTTCGAGAGAGATTGATGGGGGAGAGAATCCACGAAGTGGGCGAGATGGAGGGTACCAGAAGGCCGAGAAATCGTGCGAAAGCGACGGCCACGGCGGCGATGGTTCCGGTTTGAATGACGAGGAACATCGTCCAGCCGTACAGAAATCCCCAGAGCGGAGAATAGGACTCGCGTAAATAAACATATTGACCGCCCGCTTTCGGCATCATCGAAGCGAGTTCGCCGTACGAGAGGGCCGCGGCGAGTGTCAGGAAGCCTGTGACGGCCCAAACCAAGAGGAGCCAATAAGCGGATCCGAGTTGGCGGGAGATATCCGCCGAAACAATGAATATTCCGGATCCGATCATCGACCCGGCGACGATCATCGTCGAGTCCCAAAGCCCGAGGCCTCGGACGAACCCGGTCTTAGGATCTTCGGTTGCGCTTGACAAAAAAGGTATCCTAGCGAAAGGAGCCTTTCGGTCAATGCCCTCCATCGCGAAAGTCGTCCTTCATCCCCGAAAAGCCGGAGCCGCCATCGGCGGTCATCCGTGGGTAT from Bdellovibrionota bacterium encodes the following:
- a CDS encoding branched-chain amino acid ABC transporter permease, whose protein sequence is MRVCLKSNCFFLVALLFLPLITWLSGRLDEYIFMILMLCGINVILTVSLNLINGIAGQFSLGHAGFMAVGAYVSACLTYYVGNGHFFPWLEASFSPFLSTFCIQLFFFASLIVGGLAAAACGWVVGLPSLRLRGDYLAIVTLGFGEIIRVFILNIEAVGGSRGFTAVPHYTTPAWVFGMVILTIFVVSRLTHSLHGRAFMAIREDEIAAEAVGVQTTRFKVLAFVISSFFAGLAGGLFAHFYSYINPSTFTFLKSFEIIIMVVLGGMGSITGSVVAATALTILPEALRPLQTYTKVDVRMIIYSALLIVMMLTRPNGLFGKRELPQLLMALRVRLGLGGNTPKRGAA
- a CDS encoding amino acid permease, producing the protein MSSATEDPKTGFVRGLGLWDSTMIVAGSMIGSGIFIVSADISRQLGSAYWLLLVWAVTGFLTLAAALSYGELASMMPKAGGQYVYLRESYSPLWGFLYGWTMFLVIQTGTIAAVAVAFARFLGLLVPSISPTSWILSPINLSRNYAVSLSTQQLIGILMILALTQINTRGLAVGKWIQNIFTSAKTLSLIVLILLGVFVGRNAGAIADNFTQPWLPRGVSSIVPDFESIPAISASAGLFGLLVAFCVAQVGSLFSADAWNNITFTAGEVRDPRRNVPLSLAAGTGLVILLYLLANLAYLATLPIAQMQQAADDRVATAALNAIFGDAGAWIMAVAIVVSTFGCNNGLILAGARIYYAMAKDRLFFQPTGNLNRKHVPAVGLWLQGIWASILILPRIRLRDATGASLIDPTSGMEKYGNLYSNLLDYVVFSVLIFYIMTIVGLFILRRKQPDAERPYRAFGYPWIPLLYITMAAVIVMVLAVYKTQTTWPGLAIVLTGIPVYFLWKKLAPGNSTTP
- a CDS encoding ABC transporter ATP-binding protein, whose amino-acid sequence is MTSPRQDFALLSLRAVNLSFGGLKAVSDFRLDIHTGQIISLIGPNGAGKTTVFNIVSGVYRADSGLIHLSRSDIGGLRPSKIAAMGLTRTFQNARLFKDLSVLDNVKIAFHLRHEYGLWGTIFRTRLYWQDEQEVHQRTIELLKVFDLEVRADESARNLPYGEQRKLEIARALATKPLLLLLDEPAAGMNSQEKIDLMKTIRRIRDQFSLTILLIEHDMKLVMEISDRITVMDHGVVIAEGTPFEIQKNPKVIEAYLGKDEEKNRYAAE
- a CDS encoding ABC transporter ATP-binding protein → MLRNDREAHPVPAVQPVLEAKDVHVHYGGIHALQGISLQIQPGEIVTLIGPNGSGKSTLLRAISGTIRPSAGEVRIRGTLLPFGDPQRAVKSGVAHVPEGRGIFGNLTVAENLGLGAYLRHDRPRIAKDLEHVYELFPILKERASQSAGTLSGGEQQMLAIGRGLMMRPRILLLDEPSLGLAP
- a CDS encoding VTT domain-containing protein — encoded protein: MIDLIVSAVTSAVSFVFQLLDPNQLEALLLSWGWLGYPILFGIVFAETGLLAGFFFPGDSLLFIAGFVSSRGILNILWLNVLLMVAAIVGDGVGYYLGRKSGPRIFRREESVFFKKSHLIRTQEFYHRHGGKTVVLARFMPIIRTFAPFVAGMATMSYPRFLSYNVFGGVGWVLLMTLSGFWLGNIPVVRRNFELVVVLIVAISFLPVLWHGLRRGKAHAKGS
- a CDS encoding branched-chain amino acid ABC transporter permease, which encodes MEKLFQHCLNGLAIGSIYALIALGYTMVYGILRLINFAHGDVYMIGAFSGYYLARAFHVTNDSSLGLSTAVLLLTMMICAALGFVMERVAYRPLRRAPRLNALITAIGVSLFLEYTAQLIFGPDPKLFPTLVEMQPVASFGQVQLSNLQLLIFGVSLGLMMALRHFIMHTKVGRAMRALSFDFTTASLIGIPTDRIIAYTFMTGAALAGAAGILVGVMYPRIDPLMGIMPGLKAFVAAVLGGIGNFPGAVVGAFIMGLSEEMVVGYISSTYRDALAFGILILILLARPAGLFGKSVPEKT
- a CDS encoding ABC transporter substrate-binding protein, yielding MRVTRNFLISASVIVLLATVSSCKKKDDSALSGSNAVSTTGDIVVGALGPTTGAEATYGVSAKNGIEMAFEKINGAGGVAGRKLRMVFYDDQGKPEEAAAVMTRLITQDKVVAVLGEIASSRSLAMAPIAQTHKVPMISHTSTNPKVTEIGDYIFRVCFIDPFQGSVVATFVSDTLHSKKAAVLRDLKSDYSVGLAQFFKEKYVGSGGQIVAEEAYSSGDIDFKAQLTAIRATKPDFVFVPGYYTDVGLIIRQGRELGIVVPFGGGDAWDSDKLFEIGGKSMEGTYFSNHYSPDSEDPIVKGFVAEYKQKYGAVPDTIAALAYDSAGVLAEAMKRARSLSGADLRDAIAHTNGYMGATGKITLDAKRNPTKSAVIIKIENGKRNYLKTINPSG